The Aedes aegypti strain LVP_AGWG chromosome 1, AaegL5.0 Primary Assembly, whole genome shotgun sequence sequence GAATTCTATTTCGTAGGATGTGCTTACAGTTTTCGGTCTTTCCCCAACCGGATGCAACTAGTACGCCGTCCATCAGTCGCTTTGCATTGGCCACACAACCTGGCTCTGGAAGGCAAACCGGTACTACGAAGTTACTATACTGCGCATCTCTGGAGAGCCTCACCAGTGCAATGTCGTGTACTTTGTTACTGTTCTTCACCGAGAAACCCTCATGTGGTATTATTCGCTCCAGGTCGAACTCCTGAATCGGAGGAGCGCAACTCCGGTCATTGCCTGTCCCGGTACAATCCAAATCGGACTCAACATCCCATTCACCTGGAAAAACACTCCCACGTTTACACAGCATATACTTCAGAATTTATGCTACCGACTTACCGAGTCTGACCTTGATCACTTCCCAGCCACTTCTGAGCCCTACAAAACAGTGAGCAGCCGACAAAACGTACCGTTTGTTGATCAGCACTCCTCCGCAATAGAATCCAAAACCCTTGGGTTTCTTGTACTGAAACAGTGCCATCCACGGGTATTCATCCAGTGCCGTCAGATTGCCCTTCACGATCCGATCCGTAAATTGTCTACCACAATGCGACTCATTGATTTTCACCGGTCGACATACGAGCACTTTCCTTGTCGATGAGTAGCCGCAGAACCGGGAGTACAGAAACTCCGTTTCCTGTGGGGTTTTGAACGGGTTCTTCAATATCGCAACATATTCGGGATAATCCTTCGATGGCACGCAACGACCGATCAGATCTCCGGCGTCGCAAATATCACCCTCGGATGCCTCTGGATACAGATTCAAGGTAAGTTCATCATCGGTTAGTTTCTACAGCATCCAATTTACCTTTATTGGAAACGTTTCTATTCGAAGTTTGACATCCCGCTAACTCTACGATCACTAGCAACGCAAgagcaaacaaaagtttcatctCCGGACGATGGTTTCGATTGAACTGAGACTCCACTTCATCCGCTGGCCATGAATGGTCGCCTTATCATGGGATTTGTGTAAACCACCGTTAGTGTGGTACCGCTACAAATACAATAATGTCGTATCAATCTATTATTCCAGATAACTCACTGAATCGTTTGGGTGAATTTCTTCTAATAATGATAGACAAACATTGCAGTGAACTTGACCCGCAATGCTGAGTAAGTGATTGTGATTTACCATGAACCCGATCGACGATGAATAGCACTAATCAACTCTGCATGGGGGTTTCGCATACAAATAAGCACACATGAGTTTTGTAGTATCTCATGTCTGATTTTTCCAACATATTGAAGTACAACTAGACATCATATCAGTCCTGAAAAATGTATGATGGCGATCGGGAACTGAAAGCCGATCAAGTAATCGATACAATTTAACTAGCATAGTCAACCGTACATTATCCTAAACTAGATCTTATAGTATTTCTGAACCACTGTTGAGCGTCCACCAACTGACGAACAGAGACGGCCCATGACTGATTGATTTAGTCACCTCCAAGTGTGTTTTGAATATTGGACAGCACTTTTATCGACGTCAGAGCTATGCGAaaacattgactctgatcactaaCTAGTTATGGCAAAACTTCGCCCAAAACTCTCCACCGTTAACAGTACTGACGCTCGCCTTGATACGGCCTCGAGCGATTGAAGCTGCCGGATATTGCACTTAGCATCGAGTAAATATTGCTGGAAGAGGAAGCCTCTCTCGAAGAGCACTGGTGTTACGGCAGATAGATCCAGTCCCTCAGATAGCGCAACAATTCAATCTTGTTGGTAACACTTTGAAGGGTTTGAATGAATTCTTGAGTTGGAATCGTTACAGGAATAATAATTTAGAAATTGTGCATATTGCTAAGCAATTcaatatttatctatttttttctattttaagtACTGTGCTTTGAAATTACTTATATAAAACTTATATTTACAAATGAATTTAACCTTCTAGATTAGAGACAGGCGAAAATCTACTTGCAATAGTAAATTTTTGGTCTTTAATCCAAAACATcgccatggaataattcgcaaagcaattccaacgacAGAATTGTAtatgatgagtgctcttcagaacatttctcaattcaataacCTGATATGGTGCATATTGTTGCCAATTTGGGCTTCATATCTTAAAAACGCTACTAaaaaaatgccaagaataaaATCCGGCTCGCTACTTCTTCACTGTTTATTATATTTCAAGTTTAACATCAAACTGAACTCCGATATGAATAAGTTTAATTCCCCCTTTTCAGCCTGCATGAACTGACATTCAGGAAGCTGCTGGCACTGATTGATCGGGTTTCATGTCGGAGCAAATTCCTCAATTTGTCAGTGCCATTCAACTTAGCCACACACTGACTGACTGCATGACGCAAACTACCACCGATCCGTCATCTAattatcgtcgtcgtcgtcgttctcTCACAGCGTCTCTAATCGCCCCATTCCTTTCCACGAATCGTTATGTCCTTTGCCCGTGGAAGAAAATGCATTTCTTCACCTCCTTCACCAAGCGCATCAACATTTTCCAAGCAGTTGAGTAGAACAATGCCACGGGAATCAGCTTGCAAGTGACAATCAATTAAGCTGCTTCAAGTGCGACGACTCCTCGCCTTGTCACACGCTTGTCCTGCTACTGCTGTTATAGGGGAAGATGGCTCTAAATGCCAAATTAAGCTCAATCGAGTTTGGCAAAGAAGTTACAAAGTTTCACTGGAAACTTGTTTCGTAGCACGCTAATTTACAATATTTCCGATTGTCGAATCAAATATATGTTTCCAGACAAACGATTTATTATAAGAATCTACTATTAAAAGCACTAAAAACCAGTAGATTCTaattcaaaattccaaataaaTGAATATTGGGATAGgacgaaaatcaaaatattgttagaGTGCACAAATgtttctatttttatatttgaGTAAATTGATAGAATCAATATTCTGAATACCATTTGAAAGAAACAATACTGCgctaaaaaaacatattttactcAGTGCACTGACCATTCATGTTCCTACTATAATCTGGTACGCCCCTCTGGAATCCCTTTTCAAACAGCCCTGGAAAATAATTTATTAATAACCTTCACGGACATTTATAAACTCCTCCTAAAGCTCAAAAAGGAGTGGAGTGGCAATAAGGAATCATAATAGAATGGGTCTAAAGAAATTTGAACTAGAATTCAAATCTTCGATAGGAACTATAGGCAAAAATTTCACATGCTCAGGTGGGTCTCGAACCGACGACTATTGTATGTTGAATGAGTGATTTACCAACttagctaccgagccacttttTGACCCAATAACTCAGAAGGTTACAAGTGGCTCGGTGGTTCAGTTgttaaagcactcgtctagcgtACAAGAGTAGTGGGTCCCTCATGAGCAATTGTTTCTTGTTTCATAATTTAATCCAAAATTTATCCATATTTACTACGCGTAATGAGTTTAATAATGCTAAAAACTATGCGgtttggattaccgaacagctcaagtgtcaatatgtttttgattttttcactaCTTTTAATCAAATAGATTTAATTAAATGTTTCAGTTGCAATCGCTTGCTTAAAATCGTATCACGATATTCTAGCTTGTAAATGATGCATCACGAGCCAACTCGAACAGATGTTGGCAGCACCCTCTCAGATTTCGATGAAACTTCCTAGATGTGTGAACCTTGactaagtaccgttttgactcatattacgAACACTTAAAGACAACAGTGACTttgaatgcatctgattggcataaattggctgatatttgtgtaaattttaatttcttcgcaaagtctaactgtaagctgttgggtgtaccaaaaATAATGTTCACTTAATTAGattcagtattgtttttacgtgaaagtatggaacaacattttgattcaaacgccgaacactgtgttcattctgtctcatattccgcacaccttgattcaaattccgtacagcacgaataaatcgcattcaaatgaataaattcgCGAATAAATATAGCtcagcttgttctactggtctctaacaagagaatcatcactactcccacggcaaaaaaatatattggagaGGTTAAAACTGAATTTCAATTGACTACTATTTCCGTGTTATT is a genomic window containing:
- the LOC5566508 gene encoding melanization protease 1; the protein is MKLLFALALLVIVELAGCQTSNRNVSNKEASEGDICDAGDLIGRCVPSKDYPEYVAILKNPFKTPQETEFLYSRFCGYSSTRKVLVCRPVKINESHCGRQFTDRIVKGNLTALDEYPWMALFQYKKPKGFGFYCGGVLINKRYVLSAAHCFVGLRSGWEVIKVRLGEWDVESDLDCTGTGNDRSCAPPIQEFDLERIIPHEGFSVKNSNKVHDIALVRLSRDAQYSNFVVPVCLPEPGCVANAKRLMDGVLVASGWGKTENSSASRYKLYTKLHCFNYDDCKASYARTKRIALTEGQFCAQGDSGQDTCNGDSGGPLMKQIGEQARYYVTGVVSFGPSKCGEQLPGVYTKVEHYYKWIIQKILETS